The Oryza glaberrima chromosome 5, OglaRS2, whole genome shotgun sequence DNA segment tcttcatttaagtcttgaatgcataaagattacaaatatgaacaacttatttggaaaaactcaaatgtgaaataggtgtaacttttctGGATGGAAGGAGTAGCTATTAATAATAGCTAATTTTTGGATTAATAGCACCCTAACttgtaaattaaataaaattgctTGTTGGACCAATCAAGATGCGCCCAACTGATGCCAGGTCAATGCTCCCAAGCTCCCAGTTGGTATAGGTAATATGCTAGGATTGCAAGGGATTATTCCACCATGATTGCACGGctttattctttctttttcacTACAGCGAAGATTCCATCCCATTATTGTCATAATTTATGgccatataaataaataaataacttaGATATTACGTACTTCAAACTGGTTTCGACAGAAACATGAACCTCACCAGCACATGCTAATTAAATCGCTTTGAAATAATGAGTCCTTtttcatgaaaaagaaaagacgaACTCTACACCCCATTTACATATTTGACCAAAATGTTATAACATACAAAATATCTACGGCCCAAAATATAACGATTTTTATCTTTTCGAATAAATGTAGTAATTATCTTTAGAACTAATGTCAATTGGAATTTAATTGAATTAATGGAGAACGAAGATTGCATTTAAATTATTGTAGGGAAACAAAGAAAGCtcatcaacaattttttttcttgaaattatcaTTAAGGAATTCATCATCCATTAACTTTCTTCTATGTACAAAGAAATGGATCGAGGTTGATCGGAATTGGATGGGAGTGAGTACCTGTTGCCCCTGACGGAGAACCACGCCTCGGCGCAacgccggtgcgccgccgccagctcgccGCGGCAGCCGCACCCGAGCCTCACCAGCCGCCCGCTcccgctctccgccgccatctcgccgtcgccgccgccgccgaggtggcAAATCCTGCAGCCCGTGCTCGGGCGCCGGCTGCGATCATcatcatccgccgccgccgcacagctCTCGTCGACGTCGACCACCACATGCGCGACGACGCCCGcgtccccctcccctccggcggcggcgatcaccgCCATGGCAATGTCATGATGGCGATCGGCACGCGGCCATGTGGGCTGGgcgcatcgatcgatcaaccaCCAGGGAAGGGAATCTAGGTGTTGGGGaatatagtaataataataatgacaagaaatcaagaaatggGAGAAAATGATGGGGGACGGGGAATATCGCCTCGGTGCTGCGAACTGAAGGAAAaggcgcggggagggggagggacgaAGCTATAAACAAGTTGACCTACGACATGGGATGGTAGGATTGGAGACGAATCAGGCCATGTCATGTCGATCCGCGCAATGCTCACATGTCGAGGAAGGTGGGTCCAACTAGTGGTGGAGCTAAAACCTTCACGCATAGGACTGAATCAATGTGAGttcaaatattttcacaaattaTATACTCCCCCAGTCCCTGTTTTagtattataagttgtttttgcctttttttctaTAGTCAAACtaggtttatagaaaaaaatgataacattttcaatacaaaacaaatatattattaaaatgagtaaatttcacaaaactatatgtattttGATCTAACTATTAGAAAGCTATAGATTTAAGGCgttgtatcataaaactatagatttaaagttaagtatcacaaaactgcatatttaatattgaagttatcacaatttagagtttaaatccctagcaccattATTATGCTAGAGCAATAAACATTATTGTTTTGTAACTAAATTGGTTCTAAACCTATAGATCTGTAATAATGTAGtaactaaacatgtagttttgtgacatttcatcttaaatgtgcagttttgtgataaatttagtgttaaatgtgtagttttatgatacatcgagttaaatatatagttttgtgatagtttggtcatagtatgtgtagttttgtgaaatttactctaaattttaATCTTACAAACCTAACAAGCTATGGGGCCCAAGCCCTAACTGTAATATTTGAactgtttgccttttttttcttcatctctATAGGTGGTATGTAATTCATCTTTTAAATGCTCGCTCTATTCAAAAATAGTTCTCGTTTTAGAGTTTAAAGTTTGCCCCAATTCAATCCACACTACAGTACTACTTGTTACATTAAGAAATAATCATCTTTCATTTAAAAAGTTTTCCCATTCTACACCCAACAATTAAATAGCaatatagtttttttctttttaaatcttATTTTATGCTAAACAATCTAGAAAGATGAAAGATAAGTATTGTGCATATGGGAGTAAGGGGTTTTAAAACGACACTAATTGCTTATGGTTGACCATCGAAAGTTgtgccatttttttaaaaaaaaatccagcaaTGCTTGATGTAGTCtttcgagagagagagaaaaaattcaaatatgtcCTTCCGTGTAGCACGGTACATGTACAGTGTACACTGTCCACGGCTTTGATTAGAATCTCCCTGCATTAAGGTAAACAGTCAAGGATGGAAGGAACAAGGTTACAAGGAGAGTTATTCATCAGAGGCATGGTGGCATTTACATCATGGAATGTGAACAAAACAGTGGCAGTTTACAGGTTACAACTACGCCTACATTAGGGAACTATATTCTTCTGTTACAATTgggcaaaaaaaatgaaagaaaactCAGTCATGGATCTAAACATTTCGGTTTCCTCCGTCATACCAGCTGATCCCGGTTTCACTACCAAACTCGCGATGCAAAAACTTCTCGATTTACAATGTTGTTCTTCTTCGATGATTGAATTGAACTTCCAACGAAGCATTTGCATATCATCATCTGAGGAATCATATTTTCTATTCTTCTTGTTTTGCGGGGATTCGAAGAATCATCTGACTCAGCCTTCATGTGAACTTCACCGGTTCCGCGAAAACGATCCAACAAAAGGTCTGGTGGTGTGCATTTAGCATTTTTAGCTCCCAGTATTGAAGAAGTTGTGGGCAGCTTGCCGTCGAACATGTTCTGGTATGAGCCTGCTGATGAGCTCTTGAGAAGAATTTGCTAGCTGTAGAGACCAAAAGGCAGCACCAATGAGCACCAAGGAGAGTACACATTTTCTCATGGATACCAAGATCTGAAGTTGTGTAGCAGATTATGTTTCATCTGATTCACTTACTTCGTGTTTGAAGTTGAATAGTGGTGGCAATGGACGTCCGTTTGGCAAGCGTGCATTCTGCTCTCGCAGCTCATCAAAGAAAGGATGTGCACATGCATCAAGCTGCATAAAGATATTCAAATGAATAAGCACatcggaaaaaaaatcaatattaaGTTGTCATCTGGCTATTGCAATTACACTGAATAACGACAAAACATGAGACAACTATCATTCATCCACCCCAACATTGATTTGGTAATGGACCACTAAAGATCATAACCATAATGGCCGTGCCCCACTAAAACCAAAGTTAGTGAAGATTAGCATTCTTCAATCTACtttaggaaaaaagaaaaaagagaaagaaacaagGAGTGTTTCTCCACTCCACCCCATTTCAGGAGTTGCACAAATCAAAGAGCACTTGGAGGGCAAAGTGATTAAGAAAATTCCTTGGTTACGCTCAAATTTGTGCAACTCTTAAAGGGTGAAAAGTAACAGCTCATATGACGCTACAGTAGGCAAACTTGCATAACAGCAATAAGAAAAGGGGCGTTTTACAGTACCCCTGCTGTGAGCAGTAGTGAAAAATCAGTTTTCTACTGTTCTGCTACTTAAAATTGCAGCAAGAATATACTCACAGCAGTGCAGCGGAGACTCGGTGAATATTGAAGAAGGCGTGAAGCGAGGTCTATTGCTTCAGGAGGCATCCTCTTGTGGAAAACCTACGCAGAAGTTAGAAAAATCAGTACTTGTATGCACCTCCTTATTTACACATTGCATTGTAAAGCTATCTGGTGTCCAGAATCTATTATTGGAAATGAGCCCAGCTACATTTTCATAGTTGTCCAGGAAACTATAAAAGATGACGTGATATATGACTCAACATGGATAAGATTTTATGCTTACCTTGTGCCAAGGGTGAGCTTTTATCTGTGGAAACCTAAACTCTGTATAGTTCGGGTTCATGCAACGTATTTCCTCACGGGTTGGTGTACCAAGAACCTGCAAGAATATCATACAAGGTTAGAGAAGATGCCCATACTCAATAGTAGGAGCAAAATTAGAACTGCATGGCATGTCTTGCAGTACCTTAATTATCTCTACAAGCTGATCGACTGCACTCTCCCCTGGAAACAATGGCTAGCAAAAACAAATACAAGATAATCAAAATCACAGAAACAGTGATGACATCATGCTTAAATAACTAAACCAAAAGTTTGCAGATCTGTCAACcatagaaaaaagaaaccaaCCTGACCAAGGAGTAGCTCTGCAAGAACACACCCAGCTGACCATATATCTATTGATGTAGTATATTCAGTTGCACCAAATATGAGCTCCGGTGCTCGGTAGTAGCGTGagcatatatatgatatattggGTTCACCTGGGACCTGATGGAATAGTAAATTAATGGATATTAGGACAGTAAGATcaaaattatcaaaagtacAATTGTAGCAAACATCTGGAATAAGGTGGGAAAAGGTGTAAAACTAAGGAATTTCCATGAAACTTCCATCAAGCATaataaaaaggaagaaaaaaaggggTAAGATTCACCAAGTATATAAGAGTTCTTTGAACGATTCAGTAACACAGGGCTAGCTCCAACTTAACAAATGGTAAGATTCAAAACTGACTAGTCTACAGCA contains these protein-coding regions:
- the LOC127774032 gene encoding uncharacterized protein LOC127774032, with product MAVIAAAGGEGDAGVVAHVVVDVDESCAAAADDDDRSRRPSTGCRICHLGGGGDGEMAAESGSGRLVRLGCGCRGELAAAHRRCAEAWFSVRGNRRCEICGETAENITGWGGGGKEFMKRWHATAGVDVEGSSKACSGFCKSHSLCNLLIACLIIVIVLPWLLHNHVL